The DNA sequence ATATCTATGGCACTACTCACACTATTAGTTGCATATATGATTGAGAAGGGGTATAGCCAGGATATAGCTATAGGCTTCGGTGTTGTAATAGCCTCAGCTATAGCCTCGACATCCTCATACTATATAGCCCTTGGAATACCTGGTGGGATTTCATATATATATACATTGTTATTTGGAAACCCATTTCTCTTCCCCCTAAGCTCTGCAGCCTACTACCTAATCCTAGGACTCTCGATCCTCGCTGTGATGATCTCGCTATGGAGGTTCTTCATATACATGGCATTCGATCCCGAGTTCTTCGAGCTAGCGAAAGGTGGGGGTAGGCTCTATAGATGGGTATTATATACATTGATAGCGATCACAGCAATATATATCTCAAGGCTGGTAGGAGCAATACCAGCACATATATTACTCCTAACCCCAGGCATGGCTGTTCAGAGGATGGGAAGCAGCAGCTATATACCGGGGATAGCCCTTGCCACTATATCATCGATATCAGCAGCCATGTTATCTTACTACATAGCAGGGCTTCCCTATGGCCTATCACTCGGCATAACATCTATATCTCTTTACATAGGCATAAGGTTAGGGGTGGCTAGACATGGCTAGAGACAAGGGGGACAAGCTAGGTAGAAGAGCTTTGGATTACTTGTTAGCCATATATATGTTATCACGGGAGAAGGGGTATGCAAGGCTCACCGATATCTCTAGATACATGGGTGTCTCACCACCATCAGCCCATGAGTATATATCGGAGCTCGTTAGAATAGGATATGTGTCTAAAAAAGGAAGGGGCGCCTATAGCCTTACAGAAGCTGGTATAGAGATTCTATCTAGGAGAATACATGCACACGGTGTTTTAGAGGAGATGTTCGTAAGGATCTTTAAAATAAATGTTGAAACAGCATGTTCAATAGCATCAGCAATAGATCTCGAGATCGAGTGGAGAGAGCTTGAAAAAATATGTAGCACACTAGGTCATCCAACCACATGCCCGCATGGGATGAAGCTACCCCATGGAGGAAAGGTGGGGCTTTTAACAGAGGGGGAAATTTGTATAAAAATAGAAAGGGGCTAGTAAATCCTTATTACCAGCGATATAGAGTGGTTATGGAATTTGATCGGCCATTAAAGAGTATCTGATCCGCTGACTATACCTAAGACTAAGATCTAATTATAAACTATGTTTTATTAGGAGGCAGGTTTTTCTGTTACAAGCATTTCGGAAAGATCTATTATCTCAATACCATAGAATTTCGAAATTCTTGATAGATTTGAAAAGCATATAGGGCATAGAACAACAATCTTTTTACCAATGGATGCGAGCTCCTCAGCTCTTAGCTCCCCGATTTTTTTGGAGAGCCTAGGGCTTATAGATTCAAGAGGGCCTCCACAACATCTAGTTCTCCTCCCTGATCTCTGAGGCTCCTTATATGAGACGCCTAGGCCCTCCAAGACCTTTCTCTGATGCTCCACAATACCCATGAACCTCGCTAACAAACATGGATCGTGGATCACTACCTCCTCAACACCTTGCCTCCTAATAAATAGCTCGGGATGGAGGATCTCTAAA is a window from the Sulfolobales archaeon genome containing:
- a CDS encoding metal ABC transporter permease, producing ISMALLTLLVAYMIEKGYSQDIAIGFGVVIASAIASTSSYYIALGIPGGISYIYTLLFGNPFLFPLSSAAYYLILGLSILAVMISLWRFFIYMAFDPEFFELAKGGGRLYRWVLYTLIAITAIYISRLVGAIPAHILLLTPGMAVQRMGSSSYIPGIALATISSISAAMLSYYIAGLPYGLSLGITSISLYIGIRLGVARHG
- a CDS encoding metal-dependent transcriptional regulator, with protein sequence MARDKGDKLGRRALDYLLAIYMLSREKGYARLTDISRYMGVSPPSAHEYISELVRIGYVSKKGRGAYSLTEAGIEILSRRIHAHGVLEEMFVRIFKINVETACSIASAIDLEIEWRELEKICSTLGHPTTCPHGMKLPHGGKVGLLTEGEICIKIERG